A genomic segment from Methanolobus zinderi encodes:
- a CDS encoding methanogenesis marker 12 protein has translation MFIGIDHGTTAMRFAFLDERSEISKLEIPRQDVAPMSESDVITLIEDKFNISKNDIGMIAVTYSMGDDITSVGSIGDVKNRGVRSIEGAGKKTGGGSRVFDAIRNSGIPAVVIPGIHDRSQTDPRLNVFSHSTSPEKIGIAYHALCMGFENFVLSDISSNTVTLGIADGKLIGAIDACIFAPGINHGPLDVQALRDIDADELSANEAFINAGVLKHTPFSDRDELFRAAEDNDPAALLALDTIALFAAMEISGMQILLKDYAFEGEVVLEGSVVELPYVAEKIKKHLGTDCHVLDRWSAAVGCAEIARDIANGSREILGIPVNL, from the coding sequence ATGTTCATCGGAATCGATCACGGTACAACGGCAATGCGCTTTGCATTTCTTGATGAGAGGTCTGAGATCAGTAAACTGGAAATCCCAAGACAGGATGTAGCTCCTATGAGTGAATCCGATGTCATCACTCTCATTGAGGACAAGTTCAATATCAGTAAAAATGATATCGGGATGATAGCGGTCACTTACTCCATGGGTGATGACATTACATCGGTTGGGAGTATCGGTGACGTGAAAAACAGGGGTGTCAGGAGCATAGAGGGTGCGGGCAAAAAGACCGGAGGTGGTAGCCGTGTTTTTGATGCCATCAGGAACTCGGGCATTCCTGCTGTTGTGATTCCCGGTATCCATGACAGAAGCCAGACCGATCCTCGTCTGAATGTTTTCTCCCATTCAACAAGTCCGGAGAAGATAGGTATTGCATATCATGCTTTATGTATGGGTTTTGAAAATTTTGTCCTTTCAGACATAAGTTCCAATACCGTGACCCTGGGAATTGCTGACGGTAAGCTTATAGGTGCCATTGATGCCTGCATCTTTGCTCCGGGTATAAACCATGGTCCGCTCGATGTCCAGGCTCTAAGGGACATTGATGCGGATGAGCTCAGTGCCAACGAGGCATTCATCAATGCAGGCGTTCTGAAACATACCCCGTTCTCAGACAGGGATGAACTGTTCAGAGCTGCAGAAGATAACGATCCTGCTGCTTTGCTTGCACTGGATACAATCGCACTTTTTGCGGCAATGGAAATATCCGGTATGCAGATATTGCTCAAAGATTATGCCTTCGAAGGTGAAGTGGTTCTCGAAGGATCTGTTGTTGAGCTTCCTTATGTGGCTGAAAAGATCAAAAAACACCTTGGAACGGATTGCCATGTGCTTGACAGATGGAGTGCTGCCGTCGGCTGTGCGGAAATCGCACGTGACATAGCTAATGGTAGCAGAGAAATTCTGGGGATTCCCGTTAATCTCTGA
- a CDS encoding ACT domain-containing protein produces the protein MEDKIIKQISLFAENKPGRLAKIASNFRKAGINIRAFTIAEAGDFGIIRMVVDRPDVAHEVLHDAGFTVSETNVLGIEMEDVPGGLGKIADVLGEKNINIDYAYAFVTKTEQALLILRVNDIETAIKVLLDSGIKLIDMADIQQI, from the coding sequence ATGGAAGACAAAATTATCAAGCAGATTTCCCTTTTCGCTGAGAACAAGCCCGGAAGGCTTGCTAAGATCGCCAGCAATTTCCGTAAGGCAGGTATCAATATCAGGGCATTCACCATAGCCGAGGCCGGTGATTTTGGTATTATCAGAATGGTTGTGGACAGGCCTGATGTGGCACACGAGGTTTTGCATGATGCAGGTTTCACTGTATCTGAAACCAATGTACTTGGTATTGAGATGGAGGATGTGCCCGGAGGTCTTGGAAAGATAGCGGATGTCCTTGGTGAGAAGAATATCAATATAGATTATGCCTATGCCTTTGTCACAAAGACGGAACAGGCATTGCTCATCCTCAGGGTTAATGATATCGAAACCGCTATCAAAGTATTGCTCGATTCCGGTATAAAGCTCATTGATATGGCGGATATTCAACAGATCTGA
- a CDS encoding phenylacetate--CoA ligase family protein — protein MLEYWNPLIERMPVDELEKMQEKKLKHLVNYVYQHSDFYKKRFDEAGVRPEDIQTLDDLKKLPFTYKSDLRDTYPTGMFCVPNEQLVRFHVSSGTTGKPTVVGYTKNDIDGWTTSLARAMTSIGVGRGDIIQIGYGYGLFTGGLGAHYGAEEIGATVLPTSSGNTERQIELIQDLNSSVIACTPSYFLFMNEVAEKANVSIDKDTNLRVGIFGAEPWSEEMRARIEQATGIKAYDIYGTSELSGPLFTECQYQDGIHIWADQFLIEVIDPKTGEQLKEGERGELVITTLFKEALPLIRYRIGDITVINKEPCKCGRTHPRIMRVLGRADDMLIVRGINVFPGQIESVLMTIPEVGEHFMIVVDRVNELDVMKVQIEMTDQAFSDKVNDIIDLEKKVASALKSVLNIAVKVELVESGTIPRSMGKAKRVTDNRNL, from the coding sequence ATGTTAGAGTACTGGAATCCACTGATTGAACGCATGCCGGTTGACGAACTGGAAAAAATGCAGGAGAAGAAGTTAAAACACCTGGTGAATTATGTTTACCAGCATTCGGATTTTTACAAAAAGAGATTTGACGAAGCAGGTGTCAGGCCGGAAGACATTCAGACACTTGATGATCTGAAAAAACTTCCCTTCACCTATAAAAGCGATCTCAGGGACACCTATCCCACAGGAATGTTCTGTGTTCCCAATGAACAGCTCGTAAGATTCCATGTCTCGTCCGGAACAACAGGAAAGCCAACTGTTGTGGGTTATACCAAGAACGATATCGACGGATGGACCACTTCCCTTGCAAGAGCCATGACTTCCATCGGTGTCGGACGGGGCGATATCATACAGATAGGCTACGGATACGGACTGTTCACAGGTGGTCTTGGTGCCCATTACGGTGCCGAGGAGATCGGTGCGACCGTACTCCCTACAAGCTCTGGTAACACAGAAAGGCAGATCGAGCTGATACAGGACCTGAATTCAAGTGTCATTGCCTGTACTCCTTCATATTTCCTTTTCATGAACGAGGTTGCTGAAAAGGCAAATGTCAGTATAGATAAGGACACTAACCTGCGTGTGGGTATATTCGGTGCAGAACCCTGGTCCGAGGAAATGCGTGCAAGGATCGAGCAGGCAACAGGCATCAAGGCCTATGATATCTACGGAACTTCAGAACTCAGCGGTCCTCTTTTCACAGAATGCCAGTACCAGGACGGAATCCACATATGGGCTGACCAGTTCCTCATAGAGGTAATCGATCCTAAGACCGGGGAGCAGCTCAAGGAAGGTGAGAGAGGAGAACTCGTTATCACCACACTGTTCAAGGAAGCACTTCCGTTGATCAGGTATAGGATCGGCGATATAACTGTTATAAACAAAGAGCCATGCAAGTGTGGCAGGACACACCCGCGTATTATGCGTGTACTCGGACGTGCCGACGATATGCTTATCGTACGTGGCATCAATGTCTTCCCGGGTCAGATAGAGTCCGTACTCATGACTATTCCCGAGGTCGGCGAGCACTTCATGATAGTTGTGGACAGGGTGAACGAGCTTGACGTCATGAAGGTACAGATCGAGATGACAGACCAGGCCTTCAGTGATAAGGTAAACGATATCATTGACCTGGAAAAGAAGGTCGCTTCGGCTCTTAAAAGTGTTCTGAACATCGCTGTAAAGGTCGAGCTGGTAGAGAGCGGAACGATTCCGCGTTCCATGGGTAAGGCCAAGAGAGTAACAGACAACAGGAACTTATAA
- a CDS encoding DUF2103 domain-containing protein, whose protein sequence is MNAGHPQKGSGVSKAKTKLGGSHTTIIGNRHGKKLVALISQHPEVKKIIPSVINVKGKGNSGGVIAAKILRPDDRGNLRMLISHGTSSQELRIVTTVGTADEGERVMEELNSMLTLE, encoded by the coding sequence ATGAATGCCGGTCACCCTCAAAAAGGAAGCGGAGTAAGCAAAGCAAAGACCAAGCTTGGTGGCTCACATACAACTATTATTGGCAACCGTCATGGAAAAAAGCTTGTGGCTCTCATAAGCCAGCATCCTGAGGTCAAGAAGATCATCCCTTCGGTAATTAACGTCAAGGGTAAAGGTAATTCAGGTGGAGTAATAGCCGCCAAGATACTCAGGCCGGATGATCGCGGGAACCTTAGAATGCTTATATCACACGGTACTTCTTCACAGGAACTCAGGATAGTCACGACCGTAGGTACTGCCGACGAAGGCGAGCGTGTTATGGAAGAGCTCAATTCGATGCTCACACTTGAATAG
- a CDS encoding DHH family phosphoesterase has translation MQVEELEFYNRLLDYSNILYLCHRNADPDAVSSAFALSEAVGGTVGLVDGCNRVASLLIDKLNIDVVENPDPSQYDITLVVDTSTSSQLNDIKLGKYCVIDHHATTALIDNAEFYLHRHATSTAEIVFDILRIMGAPIMRRTALGLLTGIITDTGHFKHASSDTFRTVSEIIETSGVEYAEVLEMMASTPQDISMRIAMLKCATRANIERVDDWLVVDSHVNSFGGAASSMFLNIGADVALIGTSRDRNVRVSGRAKRDAVSSGVNLGKIMEDISSNYKGTGGGHAGAAGIDVVADMDVIIQECRKRIRTILQGKPNPSICEAIKEDSE, from the coding sequence ATGCAGGTTGAAGAACTGGAGTTTTACAATAGACTTCTGGATTATTCAAATATTCTTTACTTGTGTCATCGTAATGCCGATCCAGATGCTGTGAGCAGCGCATTTGCACTATCCGAGGCCGTTGGAGGAACAGTCGGTCTTGTGGATGGTTGTAACCGTGTTGCCTCGCTTCTTATTGATAAGCTTAATATAGATGTGGTGGAGAATCCCGACCCATCACAATACGATATCACACTGGTAGTGGACACATCTACCAGTTCACAATTGAACGACATAAAACTTGGTAAATATTGCGTTATCGACCATCATGCTACTACAGCACTTATCGATAATGCTGAATTCTATCTGCATCGGCATGCAACTTCTACCGCAGAGATAGTATTCGATATACTACGCATCATGGGTGCCCCTATCATGCGCAGGACAGCACTTGGTCTTCTTACAGGTATCATCACGGATACCGGTCATTTCAAGCATGCATCATCCGATACATTCAGGACCGTATCGGAGATCATAGAGACAAGCGGAGTGGAATATGCGGAGGTGCTTGAGATGATGGCCTCGACACCCCAGGACATATCCATGCGTATTGCTATGCTAAAATGTGCTACAAGAGCCAATATCGAACGTGTTGACGACTGGCTGGTCGTTGACTCCCATGTGAATTCCTTTGGTGGTGCTGCATCCTCTATGTTCCTGAACATCGGTGCCGATGTCGCTCTGATCGGAACTTCACGTGACAGGAACGTAAGGGTCAGTGGAAGGGCAAAACGCGATGCCGTAAGTTCCGGTGTGAACCTTGGTAAAATAATGGAAGATATAAGTTCCAATTACAAGGGTACCGGAGGAGGACATGCAGGTGCTGCAGGAATTGATGTTGTAGCGGATATGGATGTCATAATACAGGAATGCAGGAAAAGGATTCGTACCATTCTTCAGGGAAAACCGAATCCGTCTATCTGCGAGGCCATAAAGGAAGATTCGGAATAA
- a CDS encoding prefoldin subunit beta — protein sequence MSTQIPPQIQNQLAQLQQVQQQAQSLAMQKAQMESLQKESERALEELEKLPDDAVIYRTVGELQIKANKEETVSKMQEKVETLTLRLQSISRQEERISKRFTQLQEQIEQAMGNQAE from the coding sequence ATGAGTACACAAATACCCCCACAGATACAGAACCAACTGGCACAGTTGCAGCAAGTCCAGCAGCAGGCACAATCGCTTGCGATGCAGAAAGCACAGATGGAGTCCCTGCAGAAGGAGTCCGAGCGTGCACTGGAAGAGCTGGAAAAGCTTCCTGATGATGCGGTTATATACAGGACCGTAGGCGAGCTGCAGATCAAGGCCAACAAGGAAGAGACTGTCTCCAAGATGCAGGAAAAAGTCGAGACACTTACCCTGAGGCTTCAGTCCATCTCAAGGCAGGAAGAGCGTATCTCCAAGCGTTTTACTCAACTTCAGGAACAAATCGAGCAGGCCATGGGGAATCAGGCAGAATAA